A region from the Vicia villosa cultivar HV-30 ecotype Madison, WI linkage group LG3, Vvil1.0, whole genome shotgun sequence genome encodes:
- the LOC131654772 gene encoding uncharacterized protein LOC131654772, which translates to MAESKTTPVMKIKPTSQITPSKPKITDSSSLSKSLPSSNKMKSVTTVTKSEVKSKPTTISSSSSKTTTTTKTTKRKTTTTKVRERKVYNLPGQKHDPPQEKEPLRIFYESLSKQIPTSEMAEFWLMEHGLLSPERAKKALEKKQRKQKELRSGTPAKSSSKPPTKTASSQKLQPRPNNIGSTERPQPRPNNIGSTERPQPRPNNTGSTEKLQPKPNNTGSTVKPQPRPNNTGSSQKPQQKLNNGDIKAKRKIESDSDDDDDFILSHKRRRV; encoded by the exons ATGGCTGAGTCCAAAACCACTCCAGTGATGAAGATCAAACCAACTTCCCAAATTACCCCTTCCAAGCCTAAAATTACCGACTCTTCATCTCTCAGTAAGAGTCTCCCCAGCTCAAATAAGATGAAATCTGTCACCACTGTCACTAAATCTGAG GTTAAGTCGAAACCGACAACAATTTCGTCGTCATCATCGAAAACAACGACGACAACAAAGACGACGAAGAGGAAAACTACTACCACCAAAGTGAGAGAGAGGAAAGTCTACAATTTGCCTGGCCAGAAACACGATCCACCTCAAGAG AAAGAACCCTTGAGGATTTTCTATGAGTCGTTGTCGAAACAGATACCGACAAGTGAAATGGCGGAATTTTG GTTAATGGAACATGGATTATTGTCTCCTGAAAGAGCTAAGAAAGCATTGGAAAAGAAGCAAAGAAAGCAAAAGGAGCTTCGTAGCGGGACTCCGGCTAAGTCATCATCAAAGCCGCCAACTAAAACCGCATCTTCACAGAAGCTGCAGCCAAGACCAAATAATATTGGATCTACAGAGAGGCCGCAGCCGAGACCAAATAATATTGGATCTACAGAGAGGCCACAGCCGAGACCAAATAATACTGGATCTACAGAGAAGCTGCAGCCGAAACCAAACAATACTGGATCTACAGTGAAGCCACAACCGAGACCAAATAATACTGGATCTTCACAGAAGCCACAACAGAAATTAAATAATGGCGACATTAAAGCCAAAAGGAAAATCGAGAGTGACAGTGATGACGACGACGATTTCATTTTAAGTCATAAAAGAAGAAGAGTGTAA